Proteins found in one Phocoena sinus isolate mPhoSin1 chromosome 5, mPhoSin1.pri, whole genome shotgun sequence genomic segment:
- the RNF4 gene encoding E3 ubiquitin-protein ligase RNF4 isoform X4, which yields MSTRKRRGGTVNSRQAQKRTREASSPPEMALEAEPIELVESAGDEIVDLTCESLEPVVVDLTHSDSVVIVEERRRPRRNGRRLRQEHADSCVLSSDDEELPRDKDVYVTTHTPRNAREEAATGLRPSGTVSCPICMDGYSEIVQNGRLIVSTECGHVFCSQCLRDSLKNANTCPTCRKKISHKRYHPIYL from the exons ATGAGTACG AGAAAGCGTCGTGGAGGAACAGTAAATTCTAGACAAGCCCAGAAGCGAACTCGAGAAGCATCCTCCCCCCCTGAGATGGCCCTGGAGGCAGAACCCATAGAACTTGTGGAAAGCG CTGGAGATGAAATAGTGGACCTCACCTGTGAATCTTTAGAGCCTGTGGTCGTCGACCTGACTCACAGCGACTCTGTCGTG attgTTGAAG AAAGGAGGCGGCCAAGGAGGAACGGCAGGAGGCTGCGCCAGGAGCATGCCGACAGCTGTGTGCTGAGCAGTGATGACGAGGAGCTGCCCAGGGACAAGGACGTGTATGTGACCACCCACACCCCCAGAAATGCCCGGGAGGAGGCCGCTACCGGACTCAG GCCCTCTGGTACTGTCAGTTGTCCCATCTGCATGGACGGGTACTCGGAG atTGTGCAGAATGGACGTCTCATTGTTTCTACAGAATGTGGCCACGTCTTCTGTAGCCAGTGCCTCCGTGATTCCCTTAAGAATGCTAACACTTGCCCAACTTGCAGGAAAAAGATCAGCCACAAGCGGTACCACCCCATTTATTTATGA
- the RNF4 gene encoding E3 ubiquitin-protein ligase RNF4 isoform X1, whose product MSTVSFRKRRGGTVNSRQAQKRTREASSPPEMALEAEPIELVESAGDEIVDLTCESLEPVVVDLTHSDSVVISITRALLDLSKNQLLALWILSLIVEERRRPRRNGRRLRQEHADSCVLSSDDEELPRDKDVYVTTHTPRNAREEAATGLRPSGTVSCPICMDGYSEIVQNGRLIVSTECGHVFCSQCLRDSLKNANTCPTCRKKISHKRYHPIYL is encoded by the exons ATGAGTACGGTGAGTTTT AGAAAGCGTCGTGGAGGAACAGTAAATTCTAGACAAGCCCAGAAGCGAACTCGAGAAGCATCCTCCCCCCCTGAGATGGCCCTGGAGGCAGAACCCATAGAACTTGTGGAAAGCG CTGGAGATGAAATAGTGGACCTCACCTGTGAATCTTTAGAGCCTGTGGTCGTCGACCTGACTCACAGCGACTCTGTCGTG attagTATCACCAGAGCTTTATTAgatctttcaaagaaccaacttttagctTTGTGGATCCTTTCTCTT attgTTGAAG AAAGGAGGCGGCCAAGGAGGAACGGCAGGAGGCTGCGCCAGGAGCATGCCGACAGCTGTGTGCTGAGCAGTGATGACGAGGAGCTGCCCAGGGACAAGGACGTGTATGTGACCACCCACACCCCCAGAAATGCCCGGGAGGAGGCCGCTACCGGACTCAG GCCCTCTGGTACTGTCAGTTGTCCCATCTGCATGGACGGGTACTCGGAG atTGTGCAGAATGGACGTCTCATTGTTTCTACAGAATGTGGCCACGTCTTCTGTAGCCAGTGCCTCCGTGATTCCCTTAAGAATGCTAACACTTGCCCAACTTGCAGGAAAAAGATCAGCCACAAGCGGTACCACCCCATTTATTTATGA
- the RNF4 gene encoding E3 ubiquitin-protein ligase RNF4 isoform X3 produces the protein MSTVSFRKRRGGTVNSRQAQKRTREASSPPEMALEAEPIELVESAGDEIVDLTCESLEPVVVDLTHSDSVVIVEERRRPRRNGRRLRQEHADSCVLSSDDEELPRDKDVYVTTHTPRNAREEAATGLRPSGTVSCPICMDGYSEIVQNGRLIVSTECGHVFCSQCLRDSLKNANTCPTCRKKISHKRYHPIYL, from the exons ATGAGTACGGTGAGTTTT AGAAAGCGTCGTGGAGGAACAGTAAATTCTAGACAAGCCCAGAAGCGAACTCGAGAAGCATCCTCCCCCCCTGAGATGGCCCTGGAGGCAGAACCCATAGAACTTGTGGAAAGCG CTGGAGATGAAATAGTGGACCTCACCTGTGAATCTTTAGAGCCTGTGGTCGTCGACCTGACTCACAGCGACTCTGTCGTG attgTTGAAG AAAGGAGGCGGCCAAGGAGGAACGGCAGGAGGCTGCGCCAGGAGCATGCCGACAGCTGTGTGCTGAGCAGTGATGACGAGGAGCTGCCCAGGGACAAGGACGTGTATGTGACCACCCACACCCCCAGAAATGCCCGGGAGGAGGCCGCTACCGGACTCAG GCCCTCTGGTACTGTCAGTTGTCCCATCTGCATGGACGGGTACTCGGAG atTGTGCAGAATGGACGTCTCATTGTTTCTACAGAATGTGGCCACGTCTTCTGTAGCCAGTGCCTCCGTGATTCCCTTAAGAATGCTAACACTTGCCCAACTTGCAGGAAAAAGATCAGCCACAAGCGGTACCACCCCATTTATTTATGA
- the RNF4 gene encoding E3 ubiquitin-protein ligase RNF4 isoform X2: MSTRKRRGGTVNSRQAQKRTREASSPPEMALEAEPIELVESAGDEIVDLTCESLEPVVVDLTHSDSVVISITRALLDLSKNQLLALWILSLIVEERRRPRRNGRRLRQEHADSCVLSSDDEELPRDKDVYVTTHTPRNAREEAATGLRPSGTVSCPICMDGYSEIVQNGRLIVSTECGHVFCSQCLRDSLKNANTCPTCRKKISHKRYHPIYL, translated from the exons ATGAGTACG AGAAAGCGTCGTGGAGGAACAGTAAATTCTAGACAAGCCCAGAAGCGAACTCGAGAAGCATCCTCCCCCCCTGAGATGGCCCTGGAGGCAGAACCCATAGAACTTGTGGAAAGCG CTGGAGATGAAATAGTGGACCTCACCTGTGAATCTTTAGAGCCTGTGGTCGTCGACCTGACTCACAGCGACTCTGTCGTG attagTATCACCAGAGCTTTATTAgatctttcaaagaaccaacttttagctTTGTGGATCCTTTCTCTT attgTTGAAG AAAGGAGGCGGCCAAGGAGGAACGGCAGGAGGCTGCGCCAGGAGCATGCCGACAGCTGTGTGCTGAGCAGTGATGACGAGGAGCTGCCCAGGGACAAGGACGTGTATGTGACCACCCACACCCCCAGAAATGCCCGGGAGGAGGCCGCTACCGGACTCAG GCCCTCTGGTACTGTCAGTTGTCCCATCTGCATGGACGGGTACTCGGAG atTGTGCAGAATGGACGTCTCATTGTTTCTACAGAATGTGGCCACGTCTTCTGTAGCCAGTGCCTCCGTGATTCCCTTAAGAATGCTAACACTTGCCCAACTTGCAGGAAAAAGATCAGCCACAAGCGGTACCACCCCATTTATTTATGA